The following coding sequences lie in one Deltaproteobacteria bacterium genomic window:
- a CDS encoding OsmC family protein, whose amino-acid sequence MSSTHRPREVRVATAVGHRFTQDIEVGPHRLVADEPTELEGEDLGLAPHDFVLAGLGACTSMTIKMYADRKGWPVASVDVRCNGRHEGGRYIIERAIALHGPLDAEQRARLLEIANKCPVHKTLSGTIQIDTHERSAP is encoded by the coding sequence ATGTCGAGCACGCACAGACCCCGCGAGGTCCGAGTCGCCACCGCCGTCGGTCATCGCTTCACGCAGGACATCGAGGTCGGGCCCCATCGGCTGGTCGCCGACGAGCCCACCGAGCTCGAGGGTGAGGACCTCGGGCTCGCGCCGCACGACTTCGTGCTCGCCGGTCTGGGCGCGTGCACCTCGATGACGATCAAGATGTACGCCGATCGCAAGGGTTGGCCGGTGGCGTCGGTCGACGTGCGCTGCAACGGTCGCCACGAGGGCGGTCGCTACATCATCGAGCGGGCCATCGCGCTGCACGGGCCGCTCGACGCCGAGCAGCGCGCGCGCCTGCTCGAGATCGCCAACAAGTGCCCCGTGCACAAGACCCTGTCGGGCACGATCCAGATCGATACCCACGAGCGGAGCGCCCCGTGA
- a CDS encoding glutathione S-transferase family protein gives MRLVIANKNYSSWSMRPWVLLRAAGIAFEEVMVPFDSPAWAARVPEQTPSGQVPVLWIDDDDGRGPQAVWDSLAIAETVAERHPECRLWPDDAHARAHARSVSAQMHADFGALRRAMPLNISASLPGRGHTPEALHDLGRVIALWTECRQRYGQHGPLLFGRFSIADAMFAPVVLRCDTYGVELPPVAAAWADAVRALPAVQAWCAGARDEHAFVPHDEPYRDRP, from the coding sequence CTGCGATTGGTGATCGCCAATAAGAACTACTCCTCGTGGTCGATGCGGCCGTGGGTGCTGCTGCGCGCGGCTGGCATCGCCTTCGAGGAGGTGATGGTGCCGTTCGACAGCCCCGCATGGGCCGCGCGCGTGCCCGAGCAGACCCCGAGCGGCCAGGTGCCGGTGCTGTGGATCGACGACGACGACGGCCGGGGGCCGCAGGCGGTGTGGGACTCGCTCGCGATCGCCGAGACCGTCGCCGAGCGCCACCCCGAGTGTCGCCTGTGGCCCGACGACGCCCACGCGCGCGCCCATGCGCGCTCCGTGAGCGCGCAGATGCACGCCGACTTCGGCGCGCTGCGCCGCGCGATGCCGCTCAACATCAGCGCATCGCTGCCGGGGCGCGGGCACACACCCGAAGCGCTGCACGATCTCGGCCGCGTGATCGCGCTGTGGACCGAGTGCCGCCAGCGCTACGGCCAACACGGCCCGCTGCTGTTCGGTCGCTTCAGCATCGCCGACGCGATGTTCGCCCCGGTGGTGCTGCGCTGCGACACCTATGGCGTCGAGCTGCCGCCGGTCGCCGCGGCGTGGGCCGACGCCGTGCGAGCACTGCCCGCCGTGCAGGCATGGTGCGCAGGGGCCCGCGACGAGCACGCGTTCGTGCCGCACGACGAGCCCTACCGCGACCGCCCCTGA
- a CDS encoding ChaN family lipoprotein: MSLSRRGLLLAGATIATAACGPRSRAGTKTPEPPPPPAYFDAQGQPSSLAAFVELAGAADFVAFGELHEHPVASHDELEVLRALLGGTRPVALAMEFFERDTQPAIDAYFAGEIDEATFVARSERNEAYASSHRPLVEACRAAGATVIAANAPRPLVTAYRKSGLAYATWLASQTETDRALLPATSVPPHDEHERRFLALMGPERGPPFFRSMALWNDAMAESCARWRAEHPDGVVLLVVGAFHVAGRLGTVTAYRERRPEDRVAVLTMKGGGVGFEPNDRDEGDLVVKVADGG; encoded by the coding sequence GTGAGCCTGTCGCGCCGTGGCCTCCTCCTCGCGGGTGCAACCATCGCGACCGCGGCATGCGGCCCGCGCTCGCGTGCCGGCACCAAGACCCCCGAGCCTCCGCCACCGCCGGCGTACTTCGACGCGCAGGGCCAGCCGTCGTCGCTGGCGGCGTTCGTCGAGCTGGCCGGCGCGGCCGACTTCGTCGCGTTCGGCGAGCTGCACGAGCATCCGGTCGCCAGTCACGACGAGCTCGAGGTGCTGCGCGCGTTGCTGGGCGGGACGCGGCCGGTGGCGCTGGCGATGGAGTTCTTCGAGCGCGACACCCAGCCGGCGATCGATGCCTACTTCGCGGGCGAGATCGACGAGGCGACGTTCGTGGCGCGAAGCGAGCGCAACGAGGCCTACGCGAGCTCGCATCGGCCGCTCGTCGAGGCCTGTCGCGCCGCCGGAGCGACGGTGATCGCCGCCAACGCGCCGCGGCCGCTGGTGACCGCCTACCGCAAGTCGGGGCTCGCGTACGCGACGTGGCTGGCGAGCCAGACCGAGACCGATCGCGCGTTGCTGCCGGCGACCTCGGTGCCGCCCCACGACGAGCACGAGCGGCGCTTCCTGGCGCTGATGGGGCCCGAGCGCGGGCCGCCGTTCTTTCGCTCGATGGCGCTGTGGAACGACGCGATGGCCGAGTCGTGCGCCCGCTGGCGCGCGGAGCACCCCGACGGCGTGGTGCTGCTGGTGGTCGGTGCGTTCCACGTCGCCGGCCGACTCGGCACGGTCACCGCGTACCGCGAGCGCCGGCCCGAGGATCGGGTGGCCGTGCTGACCATGAAGGGCGGCGGCGTGGGCTTCGAGCCGAACGATCGCGACGAGGGCGACCTCGTGGTCAAGGTGGCCGACGGCGGCTGA